The following are encoded together in the Terriglobia bacterium genome:
- a CDS encoding prolyl oligopeptidase family serine peptidase encodes MIRFVKTHPNRPQLARKLLVLCFAFSLVSIAVLAQQTQTKRPLNHNDYDTWRAIQLQQLTRDAKFLGYTLNPQDADGEVVVRNLASSQEWRYNRGHRAEATAAPAADDLEDQGRGAGARGGGAGGSAGLTFTADGRYAIFQILPTMAQNEAARKANTRAADMPQNAMGIMDLTTGKVERVERVRRFMVPEDGSNCIAYLLEPKPEATPAQGRGGETGAAAGAGTPPAAGGGGTRQGGGGRQGAAGAAGAGRGGAARTQYGSDLVVRSLAEKSEPRVFADVLEFSLTRDGKILVYTVSSRKPEGNGVYRIAVGASGEPTALLSGRGKYSRLTWDEKQTQLVFTSDKDDATAKQPKVKIYSADMQSPAATELISTATPNFREGYVISGGGLSFSRDGSRLFFSISQPGATQDTTEETGGATPTPAPAPAAAAATEEKVSADLWHWKDDFIQPMQKVRASQDANRSYSADFNIKDKKLIQLADETMAQVAPQGDGRWALGTDDRKYRILVGYEQGNFSDSYLVNTDDASRKPLLTKQLGSISFSPNAKYGLYFDGKDWNSISIPDGKTVNLTKGLGVNFWNENNDTPSTPGSYGNGGWTKDEKYVLLNDRYDIWQVAPDGSGAKNLTDGVGRKEKIAFRYVNIRTDPNERGIDPQQPLLLRADNEWTHDTGFYRDKIDGGLPQKLIMAAKNFSAPTKARNADVYMLTGSTFNEFPDILVCGPNFNDMRKVTNANPQKAQLRWGTSELIRYKNSDGVQLSGILFKPENFDSKKKYPMMVYIYELLSSGVNNFVNPAPGTSINISYYVSNGYLVLEPDIIYTIGYPGQSALKCVLPAIQAVVDKGFVDENAIGIQGHSWGGYQIAYMVTQTNRFKAAEAGAPVANMTSAYSGIRWGTGMPRQFQYEHTQSRIGGNLWENTMQYIENSPVFQANRVQTPLLILHNDGDDAVPWYQGIEYYLALRRLGKEVYMWVYNGEPHGLRKRVDMKDYTVRMQQFFDNKLKGAPMPEWMEKGIPYNDRDKEKERLKAAVFGEKK; translated from the coding sequence ATGATTCGATTCGTGAAGACCCACCCAAATCGACCCCAGCTGGCACGGAAGCTGCTGGTTCTCTGTTTTGCATTTTCATTGGTCTCGATCGCAGTGCTGGCGCAGCAGACTCAGACCAAGCGTCCGCTGAACCACAACGATTACGATACGTGGCGGGCGATCCAGCTGCAGCAGCTGACGCGCGACGCCAAGTTTCTGGGCTACACGCTCAATCCGCAGGACGCGGATGGAGAGGTCGTAGTCCGAAATCTGGCTTCCAGCCAGGAGTGGCGTTACAACCGCGGTCACCGAGCTGAGGCAACCGCTGCACCCGCAGCCGACGATCTCGAGGATCAGGGACGAGGAGCCGGCGCGCGGGGTGGTGGAGCCGGCGGCAGCGCCGGGCTCACATTCACCGCGGACGGCCGCTACGCCATTTTTCAGATTCTCCCCACAATGGCCCAGAATGAAGCTGCGAGGAAAGCGAACACGCGTGCCGCCGACATGCCGCAGAACGCCATGGGAATCATGGATCTGACCACGGGCAAGGTGGAACGCGTAGAACGGGTGCGTAGGTTCATGGTGCCTGAAGACGGATCCAACTGTATCGCGTACCTTCTCGAACCCAAGCCGGAAGCCACGCCCGCCCAGGGACGAGGCGGAGAGACCGGTGCTGCGGCAGGTGCAGGAACTCCTCCCGCCGCTGGAGGCGGGGGTACTCGCCAGGGTGGGGGCGGCCGTCAAGGTGCTGCCGGAGCTGCGGGCGCCGGTCGCGGTGGAGCGGCGCGCACCCAGTATGGGAGCGACCTGGTGGTGCGCAGTCTGGCTGAAAAGAGCGAGCCCCGCGTGTTCGCCGATGTGCTCGAGTTTTCGCTCACCAGGGACGGCAAGATCCTGGTGTACACGGTGTCTTCCAGAAAGCCAGAGGGTAACGGCGTCTACCGCATTGCGGTCGGGGCTTCCGGCGAGCCGACGGCCCTGCTCAGCGGCCGTGGCAAGTACAGCCGTCTGACCTGGGACGAAAAGCAGACCCAGTTGGTTTTCACGAGCGACAAGGACGACGCCACGGCCAAACAGCCGAAGGTCAAGATCTATTCTGCCGACATGCAGAGTCCCGCCGCAACGGAGCTGATTTCGACCGCGACGCCGAATTTCCGGGAGGGTTACGTCATCAGCGGGGGCGGACTGTCTTTTTCCCGGGATGGCAGCAGGCTCTTCTTCAGTATTTCTCAGCCCGGCGCGACCCAAGACACCACTGAGGAGACCGGAGGCGCAACCCCGACCCCGGCTCCGGCTCCGGCCGCAGCCGCGGCCACGGAAGAAAAGGTCTCAGCCGACCTGTGGCACTGGAAGGATGATTTCATCCAGCCCATGCAGAAGGTGCGCGCTTCGCAGGATGCGAACCGGTCCTATAGCGCCGATTTCAACATCAAAGACAAAAAGCTGATCCAGCTGGCCGACGAAACTATGGCCCAGGTTGCGCCGCAGGGTGACGGCCGCTGGGCGCTGGGCACGGATGACCGGAAATACCGGATCCTGGTGGGATATGAACAGGGGAACTTCTCCGATTCCTACCTGGTCAACACCGACGACGCCAGCCGCAAGCCGCTGCTGACCAAACAGTTGGGCTCCATTTCCTTCTCTCCCAACGCCAAGTACGGTCTCTACTTCGACGGCAAGGATTGGAACAGCATTTCCATTCCCGACGGCAAGACTGTCAACCTGACCAAGGGTCTGGGCGTGAATTTCTGGAACGAGAACAACGACACCCCCAGCACCCCGGGCAGCTACGGCAACGGAGGCTGGACCAAGGACGAAAAGTACGTGTTGTTGAACGATCGCTACGACATCTGGCAGGTCGCTCCTGACGGATCCGGCGCCAAGAACCTCACCGACGGGGTCGGCCGCAAGGAGAAAATCGCCTTCCGCTACGTCAATATCCGAACCGATCCCAATGAACGTGGGATCGATCCCCAGCAGCCGCTGTTGCTAAGGGCAGACAACGAGTGGACGCACGACACCGGCTTCTACCGCGACAAGATCGACGGAGGGCTGCCTCAGAAACTGATCATGGCCGCCAAGAACTTCTCCGCTCCCACAAAAGCGAGGAATGCCGACGTCTATATGCTGACGGGGTCGACATTCAACGAATTCCCCGACATCCTCGTGTGCGGGCCGAACTTCAACGACATGAGGAAGGTCACCAACGCCAACCCGCAGAAAGCGCAGCTGCGCTGGGGCACGTCGGAATTGATCCGCTACAAGAACAGCGACGGCGTTCAACTCAGCGGCATCCTCTTCAAGCCGGAAAATTTCGATTCGAAGAAGAAGTATCCGATGATGGTTTACATTTATGAGCTGCTTTCCAGCGGCGTGAATAACTTCGTGAATCCGGCGCCCGGCACCTCGATCAACATCTCCTACTATGTCAGCAACGGCTACCTTGTGCTTGAGCCGGATATCATCTACACCATTGGCTATCCGGGCCAGAGCGCGCTCAAATGCGTTCTACCCGCGATCCAGGCGGTAGTGGACAAAGGATTCGTGGACGAGAACGCCATCGGCATCCAGGGCCACAGTTGGGGAGGCTATCAGATCGCGTACATGGTGACGCAGACCAACCGGTTCAAGGCTGCCGAGGCGGGGGCGCCCGTCGCCAATATGACCAGCGCTTACAGCGGCATCCGCTGGGGGACAGGAATGCCGCGGCAGTTCCAATACGAGCACACCCAGAGCCGCATCGGTGGAAACCTGTGGGAGAACACGATGCAGTACATTGAAAACTCCCCGGTTTTTCAGGCCAACCGGGTGCAAACCCCGCTGCTCATCCTGCACAATGACGGCGACGACGCCGTCCCCTGGTATCAGGGGATCGAGTACTACCTGGCCCTGCGCCGCCTCGGCAAAGAAGTCTACATGTGGGTTTACAACGGCGAGCCCCATGGCCTGCGCAAGCGGGTAGACATGAAGGACTACACAGTCCGCATGCAACAGTTTTTCGACAATAAACTGAAGGGCGCGCCCATGCCGGAGTGGATGGAAAAGGGAATTCCTTACAACGACAGGGATAAGGAAAAAGAGCGCCTCAAAGCGGCAGTATTCGGAGAGAAGAAGTAA
- a CDS encoding AEC family transporter, which yields MEFAVIKEVFVNNLLPILLTTGAGFALGRTLHPDIKTASRLAFYIFSPCLVFVSLARVGIAGGEFGKLALFTLTVSAIMGVLSFLCGRLLGVGRHLLASLIVASVFVNSGNYGLAANKFAFGEAALARAMVCFVFGTIILYTAGVLIASMGKFPPLEALRKLLTVPAFYGLIAAGIVRQTAWQIPLFVDRSVTLLSDAAIPLMLVILGLQIAEARRWPRNRIGLIGAAGFLQLVATPLVALLLARVIGLSGLARQAAVLQSAMPAAVVATILAVEYDLDVPLVTGTVVVTTLLSPLTLTPLIAYLLSTG from the coding sequence ATGGAGTTTGCCGTAATCAAGGAGGTATTTGTCAACAATCTGCTGCCGATCCTGCTCACCACAGGGGCGGGCTTCGCCCTGGGCCGGACCCTGCACCCAGATATCAAAACCGCCTCCCGGCTGGCTTTTTACATCTTTAGCCCGTGCCTGGTTTTTGTCTCGCTGGCGCGTGTCGGAATTGCCGGTGGCGAGTTCGGCAAGCTGGCTCTGTTTACTCTCACGGTCAGCGCGATCATGGGCGTGCTTTCATTCCTGTGCGGGAGATTGCTGGGCGTGGGACGGCATTTGCTGGCGAGTCTGATAGTCGCGTCGGTGTTCGTCAACAGCGGGAATTACGGGCTGGCCGCGAACAAGTTTGCCTTCGGTGAAGCGGCCCTGGCACGCGCCATGGTCTGCTTCGTGTTCGGCACCATCATCCTGTACACCGCCGGGGTTTTGATCGCTTCGATGGGGAAATTCCCACCTTTGGAGGCACTGCGCAAGCTGCTGACGGTGCCCGCGTTCTATGGCTTGATTGCTGCCGGGATCGTGCGCCAGACGGCCTGGCAAATCCCGTTGTTCGTAGATCGCTCGGTTACCCTGCTCAGCGATGCTGCGATTCCGCTCATGCTCGTCATATTAGGACTGCAGATTGCCGAAGCCCGCAGATGGCCCCGTAACCGCATCGGCTTGATCGGCGCGGCAGGTTTCCTGCAACTGGTTGCAACCCCCCTGGTTGCCCTGCTCCTGGCGCGGGTGATCGGCTTGTCGGGGCTCGCGCGCCAGGCAGCCGTTCTCCAGTCCGCCATGCCTGCCGCGGTGGTCGCAACAATACTGGCTGTGGAATATGACCTTGATGTGCCGCTGGTGACCGGCACCGTAGTTGTTACGACGCTTTTGAGCCCATTGACTCTAACGCCGCTGATCGCCTACCTGCTCTCCACGGGCTAG
- a CDS encoding aminotransferase: protein MKFCINPLLAATDAPPIPEVQGWAAGRKPGDPPTIDLLQAVPGYPPDPSLTAYLAEKVMDFGMSLYTPIQGTSGLRGAFAAEISTTYGAPVEPDQVCITAGCNQAFYAAMIALARAGDNVILPTPFYFNHQMTLDMLGLQARHLQAREQNGFVPDPDEATALLDGGTRALVLVTPNNPTGAVYPPEILERFFDLAASRRIALILDETYRDFLPLTQSRAHDLFLRPEWHDTLIHLYSFSKAFSLAGYRVGATVASARFVGQVLKIMDCLVICAPHISQVAAQFGVERLTQWREQKRVLMAGRINAFRRALTARAGQWVIGSIGAYFAYLRHPFEKLSSIQAAKRLADRQSLLCLPGSAFGPGQERYLRAAFANIESSQMTDIAHRLALSAEP, encoded by the coding sequence ATGAAGTTCTGCATTAATCCTCTGCTGGCGGCCACCGACGCGCCGCCCATTCCTGAAGTGCAAGGTTGGGCGGCGGGCCGCAAGCCCGGCGACCCTCCCACCATCGACCTGCTCCAGGCAGTCCCGGGGTATCCGCCCGATCCAAGCCTGACCGCCTACCTGGCTGAAAAGGTGATGGACTTCGGCATGTCACTCTACACCCCAATCCAGGGCACATCAGGCCTGCGCGGGGCATTCGCCGCCGAAATCAGCACCACCTATGGGGCGCCGGTTGAGCCCGATCAGGTTTGCATCACCGCGGGTTGCAATCAGGCCTTTTATGCCGCGATGATCGCCCTGGCGAGGGCGGGCGACAACGTCATCCTGCCAACCCCCTTTTATTTCAATCACCAGATGACTCTGGACATGCTCGGCCTGCAAGCCCGCCACCTGCAGGCACGCGAGCAAAACGGATTTGTTCCCGACCCGGATGAAGCCACCGCATTATTGGATGGGGGCACTCGCGCCCTGGTCCTGGTTACGCCCAACAATCCGACTGGCGCCGTGTATCCGCCGGAAATCCTGGAGCGCTTCTTCGACCTTGCTGCAAGCCGACGCATCGCGTTGATCCTCGACGAGACCTATCGCGACTTCCTGCCCCTTACCCAATCCCGGGCGCACGACCTGTTTCTTCGGCCGGAGTGGCACGACACGCTGATCCACCTCTACAGCTTTTCCAAAGCCTTCAGCCTTGCAGGCTATAGAGTCGGGGCGACAGTAGCGTCGGCCCGGTTTGTCGGACAGGTGCTCAAAATCATGGATTGCCTTGTCATTTGTGCTCCCCATATTTCTCAGGTTGCCGCACAGTTCGGGGTGGAGAGACTGACGCAGTGGCGCGAGCAGAAAAGGGTGCTCATGGCCGGCCGCATAAATGCTTTCCGCAGGGCTCTGACAGCCCGGGCGGGCCAGTGGGTCATCGGTTCGATCGGGGCATATTTCGCTTACCTGCGCCACCCCTTCGAGAAACTGAGTTCCATTCAGGCAGCCAAGCGGCTCGCGGATCGCCAGAGCCTCCTCTGCCTGCCGGGAAGCGCCTTCGGGCCCGGACAAGAACGCTACCTGCGCGCCGCTTTCGCCAACATCGAATCCTCCCAGATGACGGATATCGCCCACAGGCTGGCATTGTCTGCGGAACCCTGA
- a CDS encoding tetratricopeptide repeat protein, which produces MGRKAMDREKLRKALPFFAFGSGSCALVYESLWMRSFGLIFGNTTHAVAAILSVFMCGLALGSFLTSRLIFKKTVKVYALVEMGIGSFALLTIPLLHFLPVWYGAFVRTQGLSAASELVFRLVGATLALLPPTILLGMTFPLLVEFLTRSGKNFYANMGFLYRTNTLGGVFGVFLVTFFLMPLMGKVATFALASAGNLTIGFLAWTWGRDLQADIKKKPQTKAMQQAAPSQADASIPVPREHLPSIFLLTAFSTGLCSFGLEVLWTRSLALVIGSSIYSFNIMLIALLLGIVSGTFIYEAYWSRIKRPVRWLSIIILTVGALGLIDLAIIGLLPVLFFALIKALPVSFVLNQTVGFLLCFVTMFFVTVPLGFLFPLLTHLMKLKSYSPQKISSHLYLWNTLGTVAGSLGTAFFLVPYFGLQTSFVMLVALPLVLGLWFLGESLSWSAIARTVSMIALVCASMALCKWYQPWDLHMMTAGIYKYGIDWREVIGSAWSFPEYLRSAREILFYKEGDEGVVCVSRAGNERIISVNGKSDAGTGQDVITQRIIAHLPLMLHPNPEKTLVIGWGSGTTAGSAGLYSSLKQIDCVEIEALMFDCRQFFTDVNHNIAADPRFRIYIKDGRNYLLTTPTRYDVIMSEPSNPWITGVSNLFTRDFYAIAKSRLNEGGIFCQWFHYYNISPRDLKVQSRTFAESFPYASMWLVPPRPVEVGTPVLCGDILFIGSDKECHLDYERVSRWYREKAVREDLAPLGGVEDELAFLCNYIMNRGDMLRFGSGVTENSDNFPYLEFSAPKGLYLARAEAQQSIAEIYRSLDNGSSEQFPPVENYPPLMAKNLTKNQHAELCVLIGTQYLRKAFLERAHRLAEKAISEDNQNGGAYALLGETLYSQGRSAEAERMMLQALEMTPKLQKPYRILGATYFSRKELDKSAQMYRRLVSYFPDDPIGYFGLALIYSDQRDWIQARDMARKALAIEPKMADANKLIDFLNQQIR; this is translated from the coding sequence ATGGGAAGGAAGGCGATGGACCGGGAAAAGCTGAGAAAGGCCCTGCCGTTTTTTGCATTCGGGTCCGGTTCCTGTGCGCTTGTTTACGAATCGTTGTGGATGCGTTCCTTTGGCCTGATTTTCGGCAACACCACCCATGCCGTCGCCGCTATTTTGTCTGTTTTTATGTGCGGCCTGGCTTTAGGAAGCTTCTTGACCAGCCGGCTTATCTTCAAGAAGACCGTAAAGGTTTACGCCCTGGTGGAAATGGGCATCGGGTCATTCGCACTGCTGACGATCCCCCTCCTCCATTTCTTGCCGGTATGGTATGGAGCGTTTGTCCGCACACAAGGCCTGTCAGCGGCCTCGGAGCTTGTGTTCCGCCTTGTCGGCGCAACGCTCGCCTTGCTGCCGCCGACCATACTGCTTGGCATGACTTTCCCTCTTTTAGTGGAGTTTTTAACGCGCAGCGGAAAAAACTTCTACGCGAACATGGGTTTCCTCTACCGCACAAACACTCTTGGTGGAGTGTTCGGCGTTTTTCTGGTCACTTTTTTTCTCATGCCATTGATGGGCAAGGTTGCGACATTTGCCCTGGCCTCTGCTGGCAACCTGACGATCGGATTCCTCGCCTGGACTTGGGGCAGGGACTTGCAGGCTGACATCAAGAAGAAACCTCAGACGAAAGCAATGCAGCAGGCCGCTCCAAGCCAAGCCGATGCTTCGATTCCCGTCCCTCGGGAGCACTTGCCTTCGATCTTCCTCCTGACCGCCTTTTCAACAGGGCTGTGTTCCTTTGGACTGGAAGTTCTCTGGACGCGCTCGCTGGCACTCGTGATCGGCTCCTCGATTTATTCCTTTAACATCATGCTGATCGCTCTCCTCCTGGGGATTGTCTCGGGCACCTTCATTTATGAGGCTTACTGGAGCAGGATCAAGCGGCCGGTCCGTTGGCTGTCTATCATCATCCTGACAGTCGGAGCCCTGGGATTGATCGATCTGGCTATCATCGGGCTGCTGCCCGTGCTTTTTTTCGCGCTGATCAAAGCCCTGCCGGTCTCCTTTGTTTTGAATCAGACAGTGGGTTTCCTATTGTGCTTCGTGACCATGTTTTTCGTCACGGTGCCGCTGGGTTTCCTGTTCCCCCTGCTGACACATTTGATGAAGCTCAAAAGCTACTCACCCCAGAAGATCTCCAGTCATCTGTATCTCTGGAACACGCTGGGGACGGTCGCCGGATCTTTGGGCACCGCTTTTTTCCTGGTACCCTATTTTGGTCTGCAAACCTCGTTCGTTATGCTTGTTGCCCTGCCCCTCGTGCTCGGCCTGTGGTTTCTGGGTGAATCCCTCTCCTGGTCGGCGATTGCCAGGACTGTCTCGATGATCGCCCTGGTCTGTGCATCCATGGCCCTGTGCAAGTGGTATCAGCCTTGGGACCTGCACATGATGACCGCCGGCATCTATAAGTATGGAATTGACTGGCGTGAAGTCATTGGATCCGCCTGGAGCTTTCCTGAATATTTGAGAAGCGCCCGCGAAATATTGTTTTACAAGGAAGGCGATGAAGGCGTAGTTTGCGTCAGCCGGGCCGGCAACGAACGGATCATCTCGGTCAACGGCAAGAGCGATGCGGGCACCGGCCAGGATGTCATCACACAAAGGATCATTGCCCACCTGCCCTTGATGCTGCACCCCAATCCCGAAAAAACTCTTGTCATAGGCTGGGGGAGCGGCACTACTGCCGGAAGCGCCGGCTTATATTCAAGCCTGAAGCAGATTGACTGCGTTGAGATCGAAGCGCTGATGTTTGACTGCCGGCAGTTTTTCACGGATGTGAACCACAACATCGCCGCCGATCCGCGCTTCAGGATTTATATCAAAGACGGCCGGAACTACTTGCTTACTACGCCCACACGGTATGACGTAATCATGTCCGAACCCTCCAACCCGTGGATTACCGGCGTTTCCAACCTCTTCACCAGGGACTTTTATGCGATCGCCAAGAGTCGCCTGAATGAAGGCGGCATCTTTTGCCAATGGTTCCACTACTACAACATTTCGCCTCGCGATCTGAAGGTGCAGTCACGCACCTTCGCAGAATCGTTTCCCTATGCTTCCATGTGGCTCGTGCCTCCGCGGCCCGTGGAAGTAGGCACCCCTGTCTTGTGCGGGGACATCCTGTTTATCGGCAGTGACAAGGAATGCCACCTGGACTACGAACGTGTCAGCCGCTGGTACAGAGAGAAGGCTGTCCGCGAAGATCTGGCTCCGCTGGGGGGCGTGGAAGATGAGTTGGCCTTTTTATGCAACTATATCATGAACCGTGGCGACATGCTTCGGTTCGGGAGCGGCGTCACGGAAAACTCAGACAACTTCCCTTACCTGGAGTTTTCCGCTCCCAAAGGGCTGTACCTGGCGCGTGCGGAAGCGCAGCAGTCGATCGCGGAGATATACCGCAGCCTTGACAACGGGAGCAGCGAGCAGTTCCCGCCCGTCGAGAACTATCCGCCGCTCATGGCGAAGAACCTCACCAAAAACCAGCATGCGGAACTTTGCGTTTTGATTGGCACGCAATACCTTCGTAAAGCCTTCCTGGAACGCGCCCACCGGCTGGCAGAAAAGGCCATAAGTGAGGATAATCAAAACGGCGGAGCGTATGCTCTGCTGGGTGAAACGCTTTACTCCCAGGGCAGGAGCGCCGAGGCGGAAAGGATGATGCTCCAGGCTCTGGAGATGACTCCCAAGCTCCAAAAGCCGTACCGCATCCTGGGCGCGACTTATTTCAGCCGCAAGGAGTTGGATAAATCAGCACAAATGTATCGCCGCCTGGTGTCTTATTTTCCGGATGATCCCATTGGGTATTTCGGGCTGGCGCTCATATATTCAGATCAACGAGACTGGATTCAGGCACGGGACATGGCAAGAAAGGCACTTGCCATTGAGCCCAAAATGGCAGATGCGAATAAACTCATTGACTTCCTTAACCAGCAGATCAGGTAA
- a CDS encoding FAD-binding oxidoreductase translates to MTESTADVLICGAGIAGIAAAYQLSVRHGIKNVLLVDERAPFSLTSDKSTECYRNWWPGPGNAMVALMNRSIDIIEDLARESSNRFNLNRRGYLFVTADPARIATFKRVAEEAATLGAGPVRHHTGKPGEPAYDPAPARGFEHQPTGSDLITDRALIRKHFPYLSERTLAVVHPRRCGWFSAQQLGMYMLEQARERGTKLLQARVEGVQVARGRVEAVRLRNGAGSSLISTRSFVDAAGPFLPHVAKMIGVELPVFHELHVKVAFRDHLRVVEREAPLLIWTDPTFLPWSAEERDLLAESEETRYLLDEFPSGVHARPEGGPDSDVVLILWTYDVKPVEPVFPIALDPYYPEIAMRGLAVMIPGLEAYAGRLPKPVLDGGYYTKTRENRPLIGPLPVAGAYVIGALSGFGLMAACAAGELLARHLIGISLPHYAPAFALERYQDPDYQRLLQTWDRTGQI, encoded by the coding sequence ATGACTGAGTCGACTGCCGACGTCCTCATCTGCGGTGCGGGTATAGCCGGCATTGCCGCAGCCTATCAGTTAAGTGTCCGTCACGGCATTAAGAACGTGCTCCTTGTCGACGAGCGGGCACCGTTCTCGCTGACCAGCGACAAGTCTACAGAGTGCTATCGCAACTGGTGGCCCGGCCCCGGGAACGCCATGGTCGCCTTGATGAACCGCAGCATTGACATCATCGAGGACCTGGCCCGCGAAAGCAGCAATCGCTTCAACCTCAACCGCCGTGGTTACCTTTTTGTCACAGCGGATCCCGCCCGCATTGCAACCTTCAAACGCGTCGCGGAAGAAGCGGCAACGCTGGGCGCCGGGCCTGTGCGCCATCACACCGGCAAGCCGGGCGAACCTGCCTACGATCCAGCTCCAGCCCGCGGCTTCGAGCATCAGCCCACCGGCTCAGACCTGATCACGGACAGGGCGCTGATCCGAAAACATTTTCCTTACCTCTCTGAACGTACCCTCGCCGTGGTCCATCCCAGGCGCTGCGGCTGGTTCAGCGCTCAGCAACTGGGCATGTATATGCTCGAGCAGGCGCGGGAGCGAGGAACTAAGCTCCTGCAAGCCCGCGTGGAGGGCGTGCAGGTCGCGCGCGGCCGGGTAGAGGCGGTACGCCTGAGAAACGGAGCGGGGTCGTCTTTGATTTCGACCCGGAGTTTTGTCGACGCAGCCGGGCCATTTCTGCCCCATGTGGCGAAAATGATCGGCGTTGAGCTACCCGTGTTCCACGAACTCCATGTCAAAGTGGCCTTCAGAGATCACCTGCGGGTGGTGGAACGCGAGGCTCCCTTGCTCATCTGGACCGATCCGACCTTCCTGCCATGGTCGGCGGAAGAGCGTGATCTGCTGGCAGAGTCGGAGGAGACAAGGTATCTGCTCGACGAGTTCCCGTCCGGCGTGCATGCGCGTCCCGAAGGCGGTCCCGACAGCGATGTAGTGCTTATCCTTTGGACTTATGATGTCAAACCGGTGGAACCCGTGTTCCCAATTGCCCTCGACCCCTACTATCCCGAGATCGCCATGAGGGGATTGGCCGTGATGATCCCGGGTCTGGAAGCCTACGCCGGCCGCCTGCCCAAGCCGGTTCTGGATGGAGGCTACTACACCAAGACGCGGGAGAACCGGCCTCTCATCGGGCCGCTGCCGGTCGCGGGTGCCTATGTGATCGGCGCCCTGTCGGGCTTCGGCTTGATGGCCGCCTGTGCGGCGGGAGAACTCCTGGCCCGCCACCTCATTGGGATTTCTTTGCCACACTACGCGCCCGCTTTCGCCCTGGAACGTTACCAGGACCCGGACTACCAGCGGCTGCTGCAAACCTGGGACAGGACCGGACAGATATAG
- a CDS encoding ROK family protein — protein MKIGIDLGGTKIEAIGLGDSGQTLVRRRVQTPRDDYEATLRAISDLVLAIENETGLRGTVGVGMPGAISPATGLVKNANSVWLIGRRLADDVSRLLSRPVRFANDANCFALSEAVDGAAAGAEVVFGVIVGTGTGGGIAIKGRVLTGPNAIAGEWGHNPMPWPEPGEWPGPSCYCGRTGCIETFLSGPGFARDHQESGGETVSPSEIVARAESGDPLAEASLRRYEERMARALAAVINILDPDVIVLGGGMSNLRRLYAVVPQIWGRHIFSDRVDTRLVPPLHGDSSGVRGAAWLWK, from the coding sequence ATGAAGATAGGGATTGATTTGGGTGGAACGAAAATCGAAGCAATCGGCCTGGGCGATTCGGGCCAGACTCTTGTCCGCCGCCGGGTTCAGACCCCGCGGGACGATTACGAAGCCACTCTGCGCGCGATCTCGGACCTGGTGCTTGCTATAGAAAACGAAACGGGCTTGCGGGGCACGGTCGGAGTGGGCATGCCCGGGGCCATCTCGCCGGCTACCGGCCTGGTCAAGAATGCCAATTCCGTCTGGCTGATCGGCAGGCGGCTGGCCGACGATGTTTCGCGCCTGCTGAGCCGGCCGGTGAGGTTCGCCAACGATGCCAACTGCTTTGCTCTTTCGGAGGCCGTCGACGGCGCGGCTGCAGGGGCGGAGGTCGTCTTCGGCGTGATCGTGGGCACCGGTACCGGCGGCGGCATCGCAATAAAAGGCCGGGTTCTCACCGGGCCTAATGCCATCGCCGGGGAATGGGGACACAATCCAATGCCGTGGCCCGAGCCCGGCGAATGGCCTGGCCCCTCGTGCTATTGCGGCCGGACCGGTTGTATTGAAACGTTTCTTTCCGGCCCCGGCTTTGCGCGCGATCACCAGGAGAGCGGCGGCGAAACGGTCTCGCCCTCTGAGATTGTGGCGCGCGCCGAGTCGGGTGACCCGCTCGCGGAGGCCTCGCTGCGGCGCTATGAGGAGCGCATGGCCCGGGCGCTGGCGGCAGTGATCAACATCCTGGATCCCGATGTTATTGTCCTGGGCGGAGGCATGTCCAACCTGAGGCGTCTGTATGCCGTCGTTCCTCAAATCTGGGGACGGCACATATTCTCGGATCGCGTCGATACCCGGCTGGTTCCGCCGTTGCACGGGGATTCGAGCGGAGTCCGCGGCGCCGCGTGGCTCTGGAAATAA
- a CDS encoding cupin domain-containing protein, whose protein sequence is MIVMNVDGVKEQKMGTYPYKGKPQTLKEVYIRWLSQVGPEGAAEYGLRYFTLGPGGEIPIHNHLYYQTMYILNGYVRCFKHDSKTDQIIEEKVLGPNDFVFIPTMEVHSMRNESNQEPVNFLCCIANVYEDDSV, encoded by the coding sequence ATGATCGTAATGAACGTGGATGGCGTAAAGGAACAAAAGATGGGGACCTATCCGTATAAGGGAAAGCCGCAGACTCTGAAAGAGGTTTACATCCGATGGCTTTCCCAGGTCGGGCCCGAAGGCGCCGCCGAGTATGGTCTCCGGTATTTCACCCTCGGTCCCGGCGGAGAGATTCCGATTCACAATCATCTCTATTACCAGACCATGTACATTCTGAATGGGTACGTTCGCTGCTTTAAACATGATTCCAAAACCGATCAGATCATCGAAGAGAAGGTCCTCGGGCCCAACGATTTCGTTTTCATACCCACGATGGAAGTTCACAGCATGAGAAACGAGAGCAACCAGGAACCCGTGAACTTTCTGTGCTGCATAGCTAATGTCTACGAGGATGACAGCGTTTAA